The following nucleotide sequence is from Paenibacillus andongensis.
GGATGATCAGCTTTATCTTTACTTGTAAGGAAGGCAATCTCCACACCAAGCGCTTCAGCTTCTTCGGCAGCAACAGGAATGCGCGGATCATCGGTTTCATAATCCAGTAGACCGCCAATGAGCGCCAAATCGGTGCCATGCCCCCGGTACGTATCGGCGAAAGAACCGAATAGTGTGATTTCAACCTTCTTCGGCTGTTCGCCAAGCAGTTGTCTGGCTACACGTCCTAGCCTGACCGCTCCTGCGGTATGAGAGCTTGATGGACCGATCATAGAGGGTCCGATGATCGAAAACACATCTTTAAAACGCATCATGCAGCTCTCCTAACATATAGTTTGTTCCTTTACTCCCATTGTATGAAGCCATTACAATAAAGACAAGTCTTCAATGCGTCCTTATATTCCCATATTATCACAATCTCATTCAGCAATTGAGGTTGCTTGGAGCAAATTTAATTGAGTGGCCACGGTGACGGCTTTCACTCGGTTATTAACGTGCAATTTACTAAACAGATTTCTCATATGCACCTTGACTGTCCCCGCGGACATCACTAACCGCATTGCGATTTCTTTATTGGATAATCCTGCCGCCATCCACTGCAAGACTTCAATCTCCCGTTCAGTTAAAGAGGGCATGGGAGACGAAAGCGCTCCTTCGAATTTAGGCTCTTGAATGCTCTGTGAACTGCCGTAATAGCCCAGCAATCTTTGCACATAATTGATTTGCGAAGCCAGCATATGTAAGACACCTAACCGCTCTGCAGCAAAAACGCCAGACGTCAAATTATTTTCCAGATAAAGGACTCCTTGCAGCTCCCCTTGAGCTATGATAGGCAGCCCTAATACGGATTTGGGTTTATGCAGCTGGACATAAGGGTCTTGTGTAAATAGTCCTTCCCGTACCGCTTCTTCCAGGATAACAAATTGACGCTTAAAAGCCACATAACTGATTAAGTTCTGGCAAACGTTCTCATACCGACTTAGCGGAATACCTCCCCTTAAGGGCTGTTCTCTACTGTCAGCTTCCACAATCTGCTCCACATATAGTTCCGCTGCACGTGTGGCTACGAAACAGCCTCTTTGCGCCCCCGCAACCTCGATTATTATACTCATTAATTTAGAGAGGAGATGATAGGAATCCGTCTCTTCTGAAAAAGCTTGAGAGGCTCGCATGACGGCAGCTAGTTCTAGCACCTGGGAGTATCCGCTGCTTGACTCGCTTGTCTCAAATTCTATTTTCTCCGATAACAGGACAGGCTGATCCGAAGTATCACTATTTATCTCTAACAGCAGCGGCCCATCTTGCCCGGCAATCATAAATCGCTCACAAACACCGTTTGCCTCCCACTGCTGCAGGCAATTCTCTAAATCCATTCGCAAACCATACGCACTCTTATATCTGCGATCGATTGTTTTCTCAAGAAGTTTCATTATGATTTCATCGATAATAGCAGGTACTTGCGAATTGAATGTTAATAGTGGAAGAGGCGTTTTGGCTAAGTGAGCATGGGCCCATTCTAGCGGATCCTTCGCATGAAAAGGAAGTTGACCTGCCAGCATTTCATAGAAAGTTACTCCTAATGAGTAAAGATCGGTACTTCCATCTACAACGCGGTTCAATTGCCCTGTACGCTCAGGTGCCATATAAGGGGGAGAGCCCTCAATAAGCGGCATGTTCCTTGCTTGTCTGCCCCCGTCCATCGACAGCACAGAGTGTCCCATGCCCGTCAAACTAACTCGTAGAGAGGAAGGCACCACGACAATCGTATCCGGTCTGATATTCATGTGTACAATATGCAGTTTATGCAGCTGCTCCAGCACACGCGCTATTTGAATCGCAATCTTAAGAAAAACAGGAATGGAAATCTGACCAGACTGAGCAAAATGACGCAGTGTCAATCCATGTACCCATTCACTAGCCAGGACCAGGACATTTCCTTGTCTTAATAAGGCGATCGGTTTGATAACACCTTGAATATGTAAACTTCCGGCTATTTCATATTCATTAATAACCTTCGCATTTTCAATAATCGCTCTATGGCCTTCTTTAACGATCTTCAAAAGCACCTCGCAAGCATGTTCCTCCGAGGTAGCGTGGCAAACGATAATCGTTGGGTCTTCAAAAATGACTTGATGAATTTCATAACCAGTCACGGTAATCATGCTGTCGGCTCCTTTATCTAAAAAGGTAGAGTCTTCATCATAGTAACATATTCGACGACAATTCGCCTTTACAACCGAGGACTTATTTGATTTGGCTATCCGCACTCATTTTGCGAAGATATTGCTTAGGAGTACACCCGTTGAATCGTTTGAACAACTCGTAGAAATGGGCCATATTCTCTATACCCACAGACTCGGCAATTTCTCCGACACTACGGGCTTCGGTAACGAGCATTCGCTCAGCTTTGGAAATACGTTTTTGATTAACGTAATCCGTAAACGAGGATCCCATCTTTTTTTTGAAAAATTTGGAGAAGTAAGAGTAACTCATGCCTGCGAGTTGGCTCGCCGCTCCCATGTCTATTTTCTCAGTCAAATGTTCGTCCACAAAAGCAACAAGCGACCGAATAATATCTGCATCCGCATCAACATTGACATGCGTCATCAACAACTCCCGGTTGTCATGGCGAAGCAGCTGCAAGAGCAGATGCTTAATATGCATGCTGACTGCGATTTCATAGCCTTTATTTTTCCCCATAACCTCATGATGTGTATCTGTGATAATCATGCCAATTTCCTTTTTCGCCTTTTCGTTTTCCCGGAAAATGTAATTCAGCTCTTCTAGTGGATGAAGTATTTCTAAAAAATGCCGGTAATACATCATCATAGCCGGATCGAAATAAGGCTGCAGGTCGATATGCAGCACGATGTAGACGAGATCCTTATCGCCGATCTTTCGTCCTCTATGCAATTGAGAAGAACCGATAACCACCAAATCCCCGGCATTAAGCGAATAGACATGATTGGGTGTCTGAATTTCGTGAGTCCCTTCTTCAACCAAAATGAACTCAACCTCTTTATGATAATGCCAGGGGTTCGCGTCTTTCTGTTCTTTTCCCGACTGGGTAAATCGCCACACCTTCATACATAACGACGGGTTTTGATAGGGAATCGGCTCTTTAAAAATTTCCATAGATTACAATCACCGCACTTTCAATCAGCACTAATATGGATATAAAAAGAATAAATGTCCGCATATACGGTATACAGCAATACGTATATCATATAACTTAGTTAAACATATTTATACAATAATGTAAGGAGTGAATTTTGCATGAAAGTAGCCATACTCGGTTGCGGGGGAATGGGAAATGTACATGCCTTCAGCTACACGAACATGCCGGATGTGACGCTAGTTGGCGTCTGCGATACGGATTTCGAGCTAGCGCAAGAACTATCCCAGAAAACGGGGGCACCCGCTTTTACTTCCTTTGAAGCCATGCTGAAAGAGATAGATTTCGATGTCGTTAGCGTGACATTGCCAAGCTTCTTACATAAAGAATATACGTTGAAAGCGGCAGAAGCCGGAAAACATGTGATTTGTGAAAAACCGCTCGCACTGAACTTAGAGGATGCAGAAGCGATGATCCGCAGCTGCGAACAAAATGGCGTTCGTCTTTTTGTCGGACACGTTGTTCGTTTTTTCCCCGAATATGCGCAGATGAAGCAAGCCATCGATGAAGGGAAGTTAGGCCGGGTCGGCGTAGCTCATGCCAAACGGATAGGCTCACATCCCGGGAATCTCAGACCTTGGTTCTACGAAGCGGATAAAAGCGGCGGCGTCATTGCCGATCTCATGATACACGATATTGACTTTTTTCGCTCAGCGATCGGTGAAGTCAAGTCGGTATATGGCTTGAATCAACGCGTCAATGATATCGACTATGCTTTGGTTACACTTCTTTTTGAAAACGGGGCAGTGGCCAACCTGGAAGCATTTTGGGGGTATCACGGACCTTTCCAAACCGCCGTGGAAATTGCGGGCAGCAAAGGCATCATACGCAGCGACAGCCAGAAAAGCAGTTCTCTGCAAATCTGCAAAGCCCCTTCCGATTCAGAGGACAGACGCTTCGCCGAAGTTCCGCAAAGTCCGGGATTTAACAGCCCCTATGCATTGGAATTATCCCATTTCATTCAATGCATTAGAGAAGGAAGCGAACCCATTGTAACGGCTAACGATGCTTATAAAGCGCTCGAAATTACCATGGCTGCGCTGGAATCAGTACGGACAGGAAAGTCTGTTCAGCTGCAGACGAGCTCAAAGCTCGAGGAGGAGACAGCATGAAGAAATTAGAAGTAGGTATGATCAGTTTCGCACACGGCCATGCATACTCTTATTTGAATTCACTCAGAGCCATGCCGAATGTCGAAATCGTTGGTATCGCAGACGAAATCAAAGACCGAGTTGAGGAAGTAACAACCAATTATGGCTTGCCATACTATGAAAATTATCAGGATTTACTCGCTACTGATTTTGACGCAGTCGTCATTTGCTCGGAAAACGCCCGTCACGCAGAGATCACGATAGCAGCGGCGAAATCAGGCAAGCACGTGCTCTGTGAAAAGCCGCTTGGCATTTCCGTTTCCGAAATGGAAGCCATGATTTCCGCCTGTAAAGAAAACAGTGTTCAGCTTATGACTGCTTTTCCATGCCGGTATTTGGCTTCTGTGATTAAAGCGAAGGAAGCGGTCGAGCTTGGCGAGATCGGTGATATTATCGCCATTAAGGGAACCAATCGCGGTTCGCTTCCTTCCGGTTGGTTCCTCCAATCGGAGTTATCCGGCGGCGGAGCCTTGTTGGATCATACCGTTCACGTCATGGACTTAATGAATTGGATTACCCAATCTGAGGTGAAAGAAGTTTACGCCTATTCAGCTACTTTATTTAATGAA
It contains:
- a CDS encoding protein kinase domain-containing protein produces the protein MITVTGYEIHQVIFEDPTIIVCHATSEEHACEVLLKIVKEGHRAIIENAKVINEYEIAGSLHIQGVIKPIALLRQGNVLVLASEWVHGLTLRHFAQSGQISIPVFLKIAIQIARVLEQLHKLHIVHMNIRPDTIVVVPSSLRVSLTGMGHSVLSMDGGRQARNMPLIEGSPPYMAPERTGQLNRVVDGSTDLYSLGVTFYEMLAGQLPFHAKDPLEWAHAHLAKTPLPLLTFNSQVPAIIDEIIMKLLEKTIDRRYKSAYGLRMDLENCLQQWEANGVCERFMIAGQDGPLLLEINSDTSDQPVLLSEKIEFETSESSSGYSQVLELAAVMRASQAFSEETDSYHLLSKLMSIIIEVAGAQRGCFVATRAAELYVEQIVEADSREQPLRGGIPLSRYENVCQNLISYVAFKRQFVILEEAVREGLFTQDPYVQLHKPKSVLGLPIIAQGELQGVLYLENNLTSGVFAAERLGVLHMLASQINYVQRLLGYYGSSQSIQEPKFEGALSSPMPSLTEREIEVLQWMAAGLSNKEIAMRLVMSAGTVKVHMRNLFSKLHVNNRVKAVTVATQLNLLQATSIAE
- a CDS encoding helix-turn-helix domain-containing protein, with translation MEIFKEPIPYQNPSLCMKVWRFTQSGKEQKDANPWHYHKEVEFILVEEGTHEIQTPNHVYSLNAGDLVVIGSSQLHRGRKIGDKDLVYIVLHIDLQPYFDPAMMMYYRHFLEILHPLEELNYIFRENEKAKKEIGMIITDTHHEVMGKNKGYEIAVSMHIKHLLLQLLRHDNRELLMTHVNVDADADIIRSLVAFVDEHLTEKIDMGAASQLAGMSYSYFSKFFKKKMGSSFTDYVNQKRISKAERMLVTEARSVGEIAESVGIENMAHFYELFKRFNGCTPKQYLRKMSADSQIK
- a CDS encoding Gfo/Idh/MocA family protein, which encodes MKVAILGCGGMGNVHAFSYTNMPDVTLVGVCDTDFELAQELSQKTGAPAFTSFEAMLKEIDFDVVSVTLPSFLHKEYTLKAAEAGKHVICEKPLALNLEDAEAMIRSCEQNGVRLFVGHVVRFFPEYAQMKQAIDEGKLGRVGVAHAKRIGSHPGNLRPWFYEADKSGGVIADLMIHDIDFFRSAIGEVKSVYGLNQRVNDIDYALVTLLFENGAVANLEAFWGYHGPFQTAVEIAGSKGIIRSDSQKSSSLQICKAPSDSEDRRFAEVPQSPGFNSPYALELSHFIQCIREGSEPIVTANDAYKALEITMAALESVRTGKSVQLQTSSKLEEETA
- a CDS encoding Gfo/Idh/MocA family protein, encoding MKKLEVGMISFAHGHAYSYLNSLRAMPNVEIVGIADEIKDRVEEVTTNYGLPYYENYQDLLATDFDAVVICSENARHAEITIAAAKSGKHVLCEKPLGISVSEMEAMISACKENSVQLMTAFPCRYLASVIKAKEAVELGEIGDIIAIKGTNRGSLPSGWFLQSELSGGGALLDHTVHVMDLMNWITQSEVKEVYAYSATLFNENLDIDDTGMIHVKFENGVFGVLDTSWSRNSAFPTWGDVTMTIIGTKGTLSIDGFAQKNELYSLENGKGVWNFWGDSMDDYLVKAFVHALLHDEQVPITGEDGLRSTVVALAGYKSVELGQPVLL